The Triticum dicoccoides isolate Atlit2015 ecotype Zavitan chromosome 6A, WEW_v2.0, whole genome shotgun sequence genome has a window encoding:
- the LOC119314558 gene encoding probable glucuronokinase 2: MVVVMEKEEMEMERRAYARVGLLGNPSDVYGGRAVSFAVAGLWATVRLRASDDLLVQPHPRHDLVAFPSLHALVERLDGGGYYGGVRLLLAICRVFHDHCKHSGIALEDKNFALSYDTNIPRQAGLSGSSAIVCAALSCLLDFYGVRDRIGVEVRPSLILNAEKELGIVAGLQDRVAQVYGGLVYMDFSQEHMDKLGHGVYTPLDVDLLPPLYLIYAENPSDSGKVHSSVRQRWLDGDEFVISSMKEVAHLAYDGHNALLQKNYAELARLMNRNFDLRRKMFGDDALGELNIKMVEVARSVGAASKFTGSGGAVVALCPDGDAQVELLKTACQEAGFVVEQIEVAPSALTKEELASLSNYLNPGHDQFVYRHPNGLCVVGLAPAHVALKEEGGITAIDFNVGKTDRSEIKVTGKRKRNAQHLQENSALCKVCTKDKTFVVRCCVKGQLLEINDRLMKQPDLLNTSADREGYIAIFMQKPADWLKVKDKFLSFEEYKNLRGIC; this comes from the exons atggtggtggtgatggagaaggaggagatggagatggagcgcAGGGCGTACGCGCGCGTGGGCCTCCTCGGCAACCCGAGCGACGTGTACGGCGGCCGCGCCGTCTCCTTCGCCGTCGCGGGGCTCTGGGCCACCGTCCGCCTCCGCGCCTCCGACGACCTCCTCGTCCAGCCCCACCCGCGCCACGACCTCGTCGCCTTCCCCTCCCTCCACGCCCTC GTGGAGCGCCTGGACGGCGGCGGCTACTACGGCGGCGTGCGGCTGCTGCTGGCGATCTGCAGGGTCTTCCACGACCACTGCAAGCACAGCGGGATCGCCCTGGAGGACAAGAACTTCGCCCTCTCGTACGACACCAACATTCCCCGCCAG GCCGGGCTCTCCGGCTCCAGCGCCATCGTCTGCGCCGCGCTCAGCTGCCTCCTGGATTTCTACGGCGTCAGGGACAGGATCGGGGTCGAGGTCCGGCCCAGCCTCATCCTCAACGCCGAGAAGGAGCTCGGCATCGTCGCCGGGCTCCAGGACCGCGTCGCGCAGGTCTACGGCGGCCTTGTCTACATG GATTTTAGCCAGGAGCATATGGATAAGCTGGGTCATGGAGTGTACACGCCGCTGGACGTTGATCTGCTCCCCCCTCTGTATCTCATCTACGCCGAGAACCCGAGTGACTCGGGCAAG GTCCACAGCAGCGTCAGGCAAAGGTGGCTCGACGGCGACGAGTTCGTAATATCATCCATGAAAGAAGTCGCGCATCTCGCGTATGATGGCCACAATGCGTTGTTGCAGAAGAATTATGCCGAGCTCGCGAGGCTTATGAACAGGAACTTTGATCTGCGGAG GAAAATGTTTGGAGACGACGCGCTCGGTGAGTTGAACATAAAGATGGTTGAGGTAGCGAGGAGCGTCGGCGCCGCGTCGAAGTTCACGGGCAGTGGGGGCGCGGTGGTGGCCCTCTGCCCAGACGGTGATGCGCAGGTGGAGCTCCTGAAGACGGCGTGCCAGGAGGCTGGTTTCGTGGTGGAGCAGATTGAAGTCGCCCCGTCGGCACTGACAAAGGAGGAGCTGGCAAGCTTATCAA ATTATCTCAACCCAGGACATGACCAGTTTGTGTACCGACATCCAAACGG GTTGTGCGTGGTTGGTTTAGCTCCAGCCCATGTTGCACTGAAAGAGGAAGGGGGGATAACTGCTATTGACTTCAATGTTGGGAAGACAGATCGCAGTGAGATAAAAGTCACAGGGAAACGCAAAAGG AATGCACAACATTTGCAAGAAAATTCAGCATTATGTAAAGTCTGCACAAAGGATAAAACTTTTGTGGTGAG GTGTTGCGTGAAAGGGCAGCTTTTGGAGATTAATGATAGATTGATGAAACAACCCGATCTGCTTAATACCTCT GCCGACAGAGAAGGATACATAGCAATCTTCATGCAGAAACCAGCTGACTGGCTCAAAGTGAAGGATAAATTTCTTAGCTTTGAGGAGTACAAGAACTTGAGAGGAATCTGCTGA